The following are encoded in a window of Esox lucius isolate fEsoLuc1 chromosome 14, fEsoLuc1.pri, whole genome shotgun sequence genomic DNA:
- the tmem167a gene encoding protein kish-A isoform X1 gives MNQFSAIFNFQSLLTVILLLICTCAYLRAMTQSLLDKNKTGFLGIFWKCARIGERKSPYVAVCCVVMAFSILFSE, from the exons ATGAACCAATTT TCAGCCATATTTAACTTCCAGAGCCTGTTGACAGTGATCCTGCTACTCATTTGTACCTGTGCCTACCTAAGAGCCATGACTCAGAGTCTCTTGGACAAGAACAAGACAGG gTTCTTGGGTATCTTCTGGAAATGTGCCAGAATAG GTGAGAGGAAGAGTCCGTATGTGGCTGTTTGTTGTGTCGTCATGGCCTTCTCCATCCTCTTCTCTGAATAG
- the tmem167a gene encoding protein kish-A isoform X2, translated as MSAIFNFQSLLTVILLLICTCAYLRAMTQSLLDKNKTGFLGIFWKCARIGERKSPYVAVCCVVMAFSILFSE; from the exons ATG TCAGCCATATTTAACTTCCAGAGCCTGTTGACAGTGATCCTGCTACTCATTTGTACCTGTGCCTACCTAAGAGCCATGACTCAGAGTCTCTTGGACAAGAACAAGACAGG gTTCTTGGGTATCTTCTGGAAATGTGCCAGAATAG GTGAGAGGAAGAGTCCGTATGTGGCTGTTTGTTGTGTCGTCATGGCCTTCTCCATCCTCTTCTCTGAATAG